AGGCGCAGGCCCAGGAGACAGGGAGAGCCTTcctccaggtctcctgccctgctggGGCCTCAGCTGACAGCAAGCTGGGTCGCTTAGGATGATGAGGGCACTAAGATGCTAGCGTCAGGGTCAGGGTCCACCACTGACTCCTCCTGCGAGACCCACAGCCGGCCCTCAGGGGTCCCCCTCGCTGAGGATCAGCTCAGCGCCCCATCTGACATGGTTTGGAGCGACACGCAGAGACACAGAGGCATGCTGACCCACGGAAGGCACCTTGGTCCTTGGGGCCTCTGAGTTTCGAAGcctctcccacatccctgggtCAGCAGATCATCCCTGTCCCTGACAGACAGGTcagacctggagaagggaaacctGGCCTGATGCTGTGGTGTCGTCCCTGCAGGACAGGAGGTGAGGGCAGTTAAAGGATGGGTCAAGGGTGAGCAGGAGGGTAAAGGTCGCTTCAGAAGATGGTTTCTGGGAAGGGCATCGTACAGGGCCTTCTGGATGAGGTGGGGCTCCTCCAGAACCACGTGAGGCTCTTAGACCTGGATGAGGCTTCTGCATAAGAGCTGCccaacaaaggaagagaaatccGTGAGCACTTCCCAGAGGGCCTCCACCGCACTGCAGATGGCCTGTAGGCAGGCCGCGGCCTTCTCCCACAGCCAGGTGAGCGCATCCCGACACCCGGACAGGAAACTCTGCAGAATGCCCAAGAACTGCCGCAGGGCTCTGGCCCAGATGCTCTCTTCCGGATTCTGGACCTCCAGAGAGGTGGAGACGGAGCGTCTCTGGATTCTGCAGCGTACTTCTTGCCGTGCTTCCTGAAGCAAGGGACTGGACTCCTTCAGGGTTTCCTGCAGGGATTGTGGGCTATTCAGGGACTCGCCCGGAGCGAGGCAGACCCTGGTCCTGACCTTACCGAGGCCTCCCAGCCCTTGTGAAATGCTGGGACTCAGAAGCCCACGAATCCAAACTGCCTGCTTCTGGCCAAAAGGTCTGCAGACACGAGCACTTCTCCCAGAGACTGGGCCTTGCCCCTCGGTTCCCTTCGAAGAACGAACCCCAGTGCTTGGTTGTACCTGCGTCTACGTGATCAACCACTGAACCCAGCACCAGGCCCACGGGGCTCATAGCAGGAAGCTAAGTCCAGGGCTCTGGCCACCGATGCTGAGTCGGGAGGCTGATGCTCGAAAGGCTGCACCACCTGAGATTTCAGGGACCCCCCCCTTCATCCCCCACTCCAGGGAGCTCTGTGCACACGCAGCAGCCCCAAGGACAAGAGAGaccagtggggaggggaaggaaggcacTGAGACAGTGGCTCCAACTCACGGGACTGTTCTCTTGAATGTGATTATCCATGACTTTAAAGGCGTCCTTGATGAATTTCTCCTGGGGAGAGGAAGTGTGCAGTCTGCACTCCTGCCTCGCTGCTGAGGTCAGTGGTCCCCAGTGTGGCCTCCCGTGCATCCAGGTGAGTCTGAAGGGAGCCAGTGCCCCAGACTCCATACCCTGGCTGATCCAACTCTGAGGACTACCCTTAGCAGGGGGCAAGGTCCAAACTCACCTTAGTCTCTGCTAGGACTGCCTCCATCTGTTGGGAAAAAACGCTCTGTTTAAAATACCCCCACCCTCTCTCACTTTCACCCTGAATCCCAAGGCCCAGCTAGTACTCATCTCTGCCCAGTTACCCCAATAACTAACACTCAACCTGGGGACCATGCTCTGGCATCCTGCCCACCCTCGTTGCCCTGTGGTCTGGACGCTGCCCTCAGCATCCCTGGGCCTCCGTATCTCCTCCCTGTGCACTCACCTGCCACACAGGTGTGCGTTTGTCCAGTGTAAGGACTGGGTGCTGAGCTGTGACCCTCATCATCACCATGACTGTGAACCCACACCACCTCCCTCAAACTGGGGAGGGTCGGGGGTGGGGCACAGTGACCCACCTGTGCTCCTTCTGGTTCATTTTCCATTGTATCGAAAAATTCATCTACAAGGTTGTGCTGTGAACAGAGATGGACTTGAGTAAAAGAATCTCGGTTCTTCTCCCTGCTGGGTCCCAAGTGGGCCAGAATGTTCTCAGCTTCACCCAgcagaacccaggcctcccgaaCCCCAGCTATACGTGGAAATGAGCTTCTTACCATTAACACCCTGAAAGAAGCCAGGACACGTGGGTCTCTCTGTGGAGGTAACAGTGAAATTCAGGCTTCTGACCTTGTAACCACCAAgatctgttttatacacacacacacactcacccaagGAGGACGGTTGCCCTGGAGTAGGCGGGTCAACCTGGTTCCCAGATGTCTAGCCCTCCGTGGTCCTGCTGAGAGCTGACCAGGGAGGAACTGGTGCTGTCCTCTCCTGTCTGAGGTGCTGAGGGTGACAGTGGCCAGTCTTCCTGACTTCTGACCCTGCAGACCGccccccagcccttcccctccAGACAATTGATGACTCAATGGAGGATACTCGGGAATCTGGCGCTGTCCCCGCTGCCCTCCTGGCCCTGGGTAGTCAGTGCGGCTCACAGCGCAAGCAGGGCTCCCGTCTGCACACCCTTGTCTGGGGGCCCCATCCTGTCAGCCCAGCATCACACATGACTGGGCAAGGAAACTCCTCGCGGGTCCGTGGGGACACTCTCTGCCCACATCCTCTCACTGGACCTGAGTGCTCAGCCTGGCTCACCCCAAGATGACCACTCCCAGACACCGGTGTTCCATGGCCCAGAGCCCCTGGGGATCTGGTCACCCTCAGAACTAGGTAGGTGAGTGGACAGAGGGCGGAGGCCACCCCAAAGGGTAAGAATAGTTTCTGATCTCAGTGTGGCTTCAGCTGTTGATCCACGCCCTGagagaaatgctttcagcttttctctgAAAATCCTGGCCAGTGAACTAgaccccacacgctgcaactaagatcgctcagagacaaaagaaattcaataaataggAATAAGCATTAGAAGGAGCCTGAGGACGGCTGATTCCTCGGACACTGCAGAGGCTCCAGGTCCGGCTCCCCCACGAGCATGACGACTCTAATTCCTACACTCACTCCCTGGTCCATTGCTCCTTCCTCGGTCCCAAAGGCCCCCACACTGAGCTGCCTGCAAAACTGACCTCCCAGCAGGAGCCCCAGCCCCACAGCCAGGACCTGCCACATAAGGAAAGGGCTCAGAGCAACAGGAAATTGGAGCGTGCTTGTCAACAATTATCCAAAATTTCAGGATGGTGACAGCAGAGCGTTCGACCAGGGTTATTGTGAGACGAGGTGCTTTGTGGCACGGGTCCCATGTTTTGACCCTCTGCTTCCTcagtgggaaggaaatggcaacccgctccagtatctctgcctggagaagcccatggacaggggagcctggtgggctacagtcccggggttcgcaaagagttggacaccactgagggactcacactttcacttcccCTGTGGCCACCCCAGGGCCCAGGGAGGGTGGGACAGAGGTTGCTGCGCACAGAGCAGTCAGCAGGGCTGGGGCTGAGCTGGTGGGAGCGGGGACAGGTGGCAAAGGAGACTCCAGGACCACTCTCCCCTCATCTCTTGTCACTCACCTTAGTGAAGCACATGGTGGCTCAGGGTCCTGCCGCTGGGACCTGGTGGAGGAAGAGTGGGAGGAAAGTGCTTCAGAGAAGAGGGCTCGCCCACCACCCTGGAGGGTCCTCCGCCTGCAGGTCTCCCCGACCCCCACGCCAGGCTCCCCAGAGCCCCTCACCTGAGATCCTGCAGCCAGAGCTCCAGCTGAGCACTACCCCGCTG
This portion of the Bos indicus x Bos taurus breed Angus x Brahman F1 hybrid chromosome 25, Bos_hybrid_MaternalHap_v2.0, whole genome shotgun sequence genome encodes:
- the LOC113883398 gene encoding uncharacterized protein LOC113883398; translation: MAQEIIMPCYAKGPGGGGLARGTRSAAYPAPAPPAGPQFWSFQDRLLEGAASPLTELGLPPGTEVDAVFSWRLNGKTSLIRGRQYWRFCLKHTQLTLPPPQQGSTLSALPWPALKSLGLSRQRGSAQLELWLQDLRSQRQDPEPPCASLSTSDRRGQHQFLPGQLSAGPRRARHLGTRLTRLLQGNRPPWRDPRVLASFRVLMHNLVDEFFDTMENEPEGAQMEAVLAETKEKFIKDAFKVMDNHIQENSPETLKESSPLLQEARQEVRCRIQRRSVSTSLEVQNPEESIWARALRQFLGILQSFLSGCRDALTWLWEKAAACLQAICSAVEALWEVLTDFSSFVGQLLCRSLIQV